In Mycolicibacterium aubagnense, the DNA window CCGCCGCGGTCGCGAAGTGGCCGGAAGTATGCACCGCGCACTTGGACGTTGCGGCGCCGCCTGATCGTCGTGGTGTCGGTGCTCGGCGCGGGGCTGTGCGTCGCTGTTGGCGCCGGCACACTGATTGCGTTGCGGCACTTCCTCATCGGCCAACTCGACAACCAGGTTCTCGATGCCCAATCCCGGTCGATGACGTTCTTCGAGTTCGGGCCCCCGCCATTCCTGCGGTTCTCCGGTCCCGGGCCGATGTTCCTCGACGGCCCCGGCCAATCGGCGGGCACCGTGGGCGCGATCATCTCGCAGCCCGGGCAGAGCCACGCGGCGGTCATCTTGACCAGCGGCGACCGCCGGCCGGTCAGCTCGGCGGCATTGATACAGCTGGAACGAATTCCCCAGGGACGCACCGTCAGCGTCGACCTGGACGGCCTGGGTCCGTACCGGCTCGTCGCGCAGCCGTCCCACAATGAGGTCGTGGTGTCGGGTCTGCCGCTGGCTGGAGTGCAACAGACTCTGCGATCCGTCACCTGGATGATCGGTGGCTTTTCCACGCTGGCTCTGGTGGCGGCGACTGCCGCGGGGACTGTGATGATTCGCCGCGAACTCGTTCCGCTGTCACGGATGTCCGACGCCGCGCAATACGTTGCCGGACTGCCGCTGCACGAAGGTGACGTGCAAATTCCGTCGCAGATCGAGCCTGTGGACGCCGACACCGCGCATACCGAGGTGGGCCGGTTGGGCACCGCGCTCAACAGCATGGTCGACCGGGTGGCCGACGGGCTGGCCACCCGCCACGCAAGCGAGACTCGGGTACGGCAGTTCGTCGCCGATGCAAGCCACGAGCTGCGAACACCACTGGCCTCGATCCAGGGGTACACCGAGGTGGCCCGCCGGTTGATCACCGGGATACCTGATGACGCGGCGGATGGATTGCGCACCGACCTGGTCTATGCGCTGACCCGCGTGCATGCCGAGTCCCGGCGGATGGGTCAACTGGTTGAGGACATGCTGCTGTTGGCCCGGCTCGACGCCGGCCGGCCCTTGGAGCACGACGAAGTCGACCTGTCCCAGATGGTGATCGACGCCGTGAGCGACGCCCACATGGCCGGCCCCGAACACCGGTGGGCCCTGGACCTGCCGGACCACCCGGTGATGGTCGTCGGCGACCGGGCGCGGTTGCAGCAGGTGCTGACCAATCTGCTGTCGAACGCCCGAGTCCATACCCCACCCGGCACCACGGTGGTCACCGCGCTCGCCGGGGCCGCCGGCGGGCCGGTCTCGTTGACAGTGACCGACGACGGACCGGGAATTGCACCCGACGTGCTGCCGGAGATCTTCGAACGCTTCGCGCGCGGCGACGAATCCCGCTCCCGGGCAGCCGGGAGCACCGGGCTGGGTCTGGCCATCGCGCAAGCCGTGGCCAAAGCACACGCCGGCACGATCACCGTGCACAGCGATGCGGCCGGATCGGCGTTCACAGTGACGTTGCCCGCGCCGGACGGCCCGCGATCATAGCTGCCCCTCAGACTCGACCAACGATGAACCCAGGTAACTCACGAACCATGAGGAGCATGTTGCAGAACCTGACCGCACCGCATGCGCGACAACCCGATGCCGAGTCGGCTCCTTGTGCGTCCCAGCCGGCGGCAGACCCGCGTTGGGCGCGGCCGGCTCTCGCTGTACTGCTGGTGGCCACCGCCGCGTTCTGGACTGTCACGCTGGGCCGGATGGGTTGGGCCAACGCGTTCTACGCCGCTGCGGTACAGGCCGGCACCCAGAGCTGGAAGGCGGTGCTGTTCGGCTCGTCGGACGCCGCGAATTCCATCACGGTGGACAAGCCACCCGCGTCGCTGTGGCCAATGGAGTTGAGCGCCAGAATATTCGGCGTCAACACCTGGTCGATACTGGTCCCGCAAGTCGTGATAGGCGTCGCCTCGGTCGGGCTGTTGTACATGATCGTACGACGGCAATTCGGCCCAGTCGCGGGCCTGATCACCGGTGGCACACTGGCTTTGACACCCGTGGCCACGCTGATGTTCCGGTACGACAATCCGGACGCTCTGCTGGTGCTGCTGATGATCGGTGCCGTCGGCGCCCTGATGCGGGCGGTAGAGGACGGCCGCACCCGGTGGTTGGTGCTGTGCGGCGCTCTCATCGGATTCGGCTTTCTGACAAAACAATTGCAGGTCATGCTGGTGGTTCCGGGTTTGGCGCTGACCTTTGTGGCCGCAGGTCCGTCGCGGCTGCGCACGCGGATGCTGCAATTGGTCGCAGCACTGCTGTCGATGGTGGTAGCAGGTGGATGGTGGGTCGCGCTGGTGGAGCTCATCCCAGCGGCCGACCGGCCCTACATCGGCGGGTC includes these proteins:
- a CDS encoding sensor histidine kinase — translated: MSSNRSDVVVAAPPPRSRSGRKYAPRTWTLRRRLIVVVSVLGAGLCVAVGAGTLIALRHFLIGQLDNQVLDAQSRSMTFFEFGPPPFLRFSGPGPMFLDGPGQSAGTVGAIISQPGQSHAAVILTSGDRRPVSSAALIQLERIPQGRTVSVDLDGLGPYRLVAQPSHNEVVVSGLPLAGVQQTLRSVTWMIGGFSTLALVAATAAGTVMIRRELVPLSRMSDAAQYVAGLPLHEGDVQIPSQIEPVDADTAHTEVGRLGTALNSMVDRVADGLATRHASETRVRQFVADASHELRTPLASIQGYTEVARRLITGIPDDAADGLRTDLVYALTRVHAESRRMGQLVEDMLLLARLDAGRPLEHDEVDLSQMVIDAVSDAHMAGPEHRWALDLPDHPVMVVGDRARLQQVLTNLLSNARVHTPPGTTVVTALAGAAGGPVSLTVTDDGPGIAPDVLPEIFERFARGDESRSRAAGSTGLGLAIAQAVAKAHAGTITVHSDAAGSAFTVTLPAPDGPRS